One genomic window of Psychrobacillus sp. INOP01 includes the following:
- a CDS encoding ribonuclease YeeF family protein, which yields MKILDVQPFHDGLARNINMLTRLEGEISAIQTAVQGLVAMEETLKGEGGNAIRSFYNDCHSPFLHFFLTFKSLYNTTLTTMNSALEALEPDANGYIRQAYLEGEVEEGLIEISQVTANLTDESNNIMDSVSDIVALPHLDDSGVQEGVTSARTSRDNTVTDLNEFDLTQTNALILIEAAILNMEVWLTDIEYLMEEGLTDVNFPAEDWNYVQDATPIGQFYLQHQIDMLAADPRVEQNNVEVSAPAYTEKNLWEGIMITVGLDINDWENKPINAAANFVGFAAAGNATYKDVKLASKGFGITRTTRTTKQNVTKTVIKITRPELIGVKKKTYSGANATNYEKIYKRVDPATNVKSTFRFSANKLGYIGVFATAGGDIIHGVQNNESASQIAGNVTGDVAVAGVSMAASAWAGAQAGATVGAFGGPVGVVAGAVAGLVVGVVATTLLSEIKIFDVNNDGQRDSVGDAIKIGTKGLIDSVSSWFK from the coding sequence ATGAAAATTCTAGACGTACAACCATTCCATGATGGTCTAGCGCGTAATATTAATATGCTCACTCGCCTAGAGGGAGAAATTAGTGCCATTCAAACTGCAGTCCAAGGCTTAGTAGCTATGGAGGAAACTCTTAAAGGCGAGGGTGGGAATGCAATAAGATCGTTCTACAATGATTGCCATTCACCGTTTCTACATTTCTTCTTAACGTTTAAATCTTTATACAATACTACCCTTACTACGATGAATTCCGCACTCGAGGCTTTAGAGCCAGATGCCAATGGCTATATTCGACAAGCGTATCTGGAAGGGGAAGTAGAAGAGGGATTGATCGAAATTTCTCAAGTAACAGCTAATTTGACGGATGAATCCAATAACATCATGGATTCTGTTTCCGATATAGTAGCGTTGCCACATTTAGATGACAGTGGTGTGCAGGAAGGTGTAACTAGTGCTAGAACTTCAAGGGATAACACCGTAACTGATCTAAATGAATTCGATTTGACTCAAACAAATGCACTAATTCTCATAGAAGCGGCCATTTTAAATATGGAAGTCTGGTTAACAGATATTGAATATTTAATGGAAGAAGGATTAACGGATGTTAACTTCCCGGCAGAGGATTGGAATTATGTGCAGGATGCAACGCCGATTGGTCAATTCTATTTGCAGCACCAAATAGATATGCTTGCTGCAGATCCACGAGTAGAACAGAATAATGTAGAAGTATCAGCCCCAGCGTATACAGAGAAGAATTTATGGGAAGGCATTATGATCACTGTTGGATTAGATATAAACGATTGGGAAAATAAGCCAATTAACGCTGCTGCGAATTTTGTAGGATTTGCTGCTGCGGGAAATGCAACATACAAAGATGTAAAATTGGCTTCCAAGGGCTTCGGCATTACTAGAACTACAAGAACAACGAAACAGAATGTTACAAAAACAGTTATTAAGATTACTAGACCAGAATTGATTGGTGTAAAAAAGAAAACTTATTCTGGAGCTAACGCTACAAACTATGAAAAGATTTACAAAAGAGTAGACCCAGCGACAAACGTAAAATCTACTTTTCGCTTCTCTGCAAATAAACTTGGATATATTGGCGTATTTGCTACAGCGGGTGGAGATATTATACATGGTGTACAAAATAATGAGTCAGCAAGTCAAATAGCTGGTAATGTAACCGGGGATGTCGCAGTAGCCGGCGTTTCAATGGCAGCTTCGGCTTGGGCTGGTGCACAAGCTGGTGCTACAGTCGGTGCGTTTGGAGGACCAGTTGGGGTAGTAGCTGGTGCTGTAGCTGGGTTAGTTGTGGGAGTTGTTGCAACTACTTTATTGAGTGAGATAAAAATATTTGATGTAAATAATGATGGACAAAGAGATTCAGTAGGAGATGCTATTAAGATAGGAACTAAAGGGCTTATTGACTCCGTATCTTCTTGGTTCAAATAG
- a CDS encoding YwqI/YxiC family protein yields the protein MSTEVKIVYADVENQLGEMTSAVDLLNPKAEPPITGNTLDVVTKFNELSVKLDQLLVKYQTLSTKNIQTTSASVDFMEESDQKVSAAMQCTVNGPRMVAR from the coding sequence ATGTCTACGGAAGTTAAAATCGTATATGCTGATGTGGAAAATCAACTTGGAGAAATGACTAGTGCAGTTGACCTGCTAAACCCAAAAGCGGAGCCGCCTATTACGGGTAATACCCTAGATGTCGTTACAAAGTTCAATGAATTATCCGTAAAACTGGACCAATTATTAGTAAAATATCAAACATTATCAACCAAAAATATTCAAACTACATCCGCTTCAGTAGACTTTATGGAAGAGTCTGATCAAAAAGTATCGGCAGCTATGCAGTGTACTGTAAATGGGCCAAGGATGGTGGCAAGATGA
- the esaA gene encoding type VII secretion protein EsaA — translation MKSTKNTKLLKYGVGILFILAAPIIFFQLMGVNILDLNNANKRTIAIVNEDMGLTKDAEKVQMGVEVVSILADDSDYGWEVMGRGAAENGLKSNQYDAIVYIPSNFSENIMSYDEQNPKKAEFAYQVQRQKTGLRKEQVLHEIEVATDRVNDKVSTLYWSYIAQEMNHIKKEFTSILGKETEFLSAMSAYYKPESETLAEQMQRQKDQMALLQTTIGSANNAHTSRIENADSFGLQMNNFITYVQQYKEFQNTQRQILQQVQDDSLAKIHAAAATQAEQFNNSVQMLEDSNNKLNEEIQKVNNIVETNKEKFNALSELRKKEVDRQVKDLLVVQGTAIDRYNNTILDNLEKGIETGKSTNAVLSAASLGTEPSQLTTIKEQLEQKAAEKASATLPGLEQERWKVESILSALTSLKTKVAETDPASTFISEIDQLQAELGSITAGLTERETTWVNANQTGTADYSKASTEYAKLLENYSSIYREYESVQQVVNTYPTDTARIGMEIIQKEEELLANTHLSKNQRARLKELFAKGAAKTDTSSLLSYYATLEQFEFTLNEGGDSANKDVVLKDAILTALLKNVVDINELELEGWNSVSETIPETEIGMSDLSTTFAAIMSGYKETAEQQHASLINELNSIDEQANVLLAQIQNPANMIPSGEPVATTSEGEVMAGQQNVTNQLVTLSGMIQSLSQKQSSLVDYANDLTVKADNIKETSNEFSGKWDTNVAAMSEFDNDIQDFLANTYVDGQENGYAFSHFVNPLDVKGEAAVSDEMEKVPPVILFIILLISSLLIGYFSYQMKDGPIGLQLAMTALLSVLVGLIISFYSIYMYILNDHRALEWTIFTILLLLAGAAIIRVALEFGQSVGWLASVALMCLYIIPLLILAVPDINIPDVLSTVYMSIKYEPETSFIWGAVITAVIAIVMLATTYFMNKNKNNRSKASVADEAYES, via the coding sequence ATGAAATCAACTAAAAATACCAAATTATTAAAATACGGTGTTGGAATTCTATTTATATTAGCTGCTCCGATTATTTTCTTCCAGCTGATGGGTGTTAATATTCTCGATTTGAATAACGCGAATAAACGTACGATTGCTATCGTAAATGAAGATATGGGTTTAACGAAGGATGCAGAAAAGGTACAAATGGGTGTAGAAGTAGTATCCATTTTAGCGGATGACTCGGATTACGGATGGGAAGTAATGGGGCGTGGGGCTGCGGAGAATGGACTAAAATCCAACCAGTACGACGCAATTGTATATATTCCCTCCAATTTCTCGGAAAATATAATGTCTTACGACGAACAAAACCCGAAAAAAGCAGAGTTTGCATATCAAGTACAGCGTCAGAAAACAGGATTACGTAAAGAACAGGTTTTACATGAAATAGAAGTAGCGACAGACCGAGTAAATGATAAAGTTTCCACGTTGTACTGGAGCTATATAGCGCAGGAAATGAATCATATTAAAAAAGAATTTACGAGTATTTTAGGAAAAGAAACAGAATTTCTTAGTGCCATGTCTGCCTATTATAAGCCAGAATCAGAAACGTTGGCTGAACAGATGCAAAGACAAAAAGACCAAATGGCATTATTGCAAACTACGATCGGATCTGCAAATAATGCCCATACTAGCCGTATTGAAAATGCTGATTCGTTTGGATTACAAATGAACAACTTCATCACCTATGTACAGCAATATAAGGAGTTTCAGAATACACAAAGACAAATTCTACAACAGGTGCAGGATGATAGTTTAGCCAAAATTCATGCAGCTGCAGCAACACAAGCAGAGCAATTCAATAATTCTGTACAAATGCTGGAGGATAGTAATAACAAATTAAATGAAGAAATTCAAAAAGTAAATAATATTGTTGAGACAAATAAAGAAAAATTTAATGCATTATCGGAACTACGAAAAAAAGAAGTAGATCGGCAGGTTAAGGATTTACTAGTAGTGCAAGGTACTGCAATCGACCGTTATAATAATACAATTTTAGATAATCTTGAAAAAGGTATTGAGACAGGAAAAAGTACCAATGCAGTGCTTTCTGCAGCTTCTTTAGGAACAGAGCCAAGTCAGCTTACTACTATTAAAGAACAGCTGGAACAAAAAGCAGCGGAGAAAGCTTCTGCTACTTTACCTGGATTAGAACAAGAACGCTGGAAAGTAGAAAGTATATTATCCGCATTAACTTCCTTAAAAACAAAAGTAGCAGAAACGGATCCAGCATCCACCTTTATAAGCGAAATTGATCAGCTTCAAGCGGAACTTGGTTCAATTACAGCCGGCTTAACTGAAAGAGAAACAACATGGGTGAATGCAAACCAAACAGGAACTGCTGACTATTCAAAAGCTTCTACAGAGTATGCAAAACTATTAGAGAACTATAGCTCTATTTATAGAGAATATGAATCTGTCCAACAGGTTGTTAATACTTATCCAACTGATACTGCACGTATAGGAATGGAAATAATACAAAAAGAAGAAGAGTTGTTAGCTAATACTCACCTATCAAAAAATCAGCGAGCTAGATTAAAAGAGCTTTTTGCAAAAGGTGCAGCTAAAACAGATACAAGTTCTTTGTTATCCTACTATGCTACGTTAGAACAATTTGAATTCACTCTTAATGAGGGCGGAGATAGTGCCAATAAGGATGTTGTTTTAAAGGATGCAATTTTAACAGCTTTGCTGAAAAATGTAGTGGATATTAACGAATTGGAATTAGAGGGTTGGAATTCTGTATCTGAGACTATTCCAGAAACAGAAATAGGAATGTCCGACCTTAGTACAACGTTTGCAGCCATCATGTCTGGTTATAAAGAAACTGCGGAACAGCAGCATGCATCGTTAATCAATGAGCTAAATTCCATTGATGAACAAGCAAATGTCTTACTTGCACAAATTCAAAATCCAGCGAATATGATTCCGTCTGGTGAACCAGTGGCAACTACTTCTGAAGGGGAAGTAATGGCAGGTCAACAAAATGTGACTAATCAGCTTGTAACGTTAAGTGGAATGATTCAATCATTATCACAAAAACAAAGCAGTTTAGTAGATTACGCAAATGACCTAACTGTGAAAGCAGACAATATAAAAGAGACATCCAATGAATTTAGTGGTAAATGGGATACGAATGTAGCTGCCATGTCTGAATTCGATAATGATATTCAAGACTTTCTTGCCAATACATATGTTGATGGTCAGGAAAACGGATATGCCTTTAGTCACTTTGTGAACCCTCTTGATGTAAAAGGAGAAGCAGCAGTTTCTGATGAAATGGAGAAAGTTCCTCCTGTTATTTTATTTATCATTCTATTAATCAGTAGTTTGTTGATCGGATATTTCTCTTATCAGATGAAAGATGGTCCTATTGGGCTCCAATTAGCTATGACAGCTTTATTGTCCGTACTTGTTGGACTAATTATCAGTTTCTACAGTATCTATATGTATATTTTAAATGACCATCGTGCGCTAGAATGGACAATTTTTACTATTCTTTTATTGCTTGCAGGCGCAGCCATCATTCGTGTGGCTTTAGAATTCGGCCAATCAGTTGGGTGGCTTGCTAGCGTTGCGTTGATGTGCTTATATATCATTCCATTACTAATACTTGCAGTGCCCGATATTAATATTCCTGATGTTTTGTCTACCGTTTATATGTCTATTAAGTATGAACCGGAAACTAGCTTTATATGGGGAGCAGTAATCACAGCGGTTATAGCAATAGTGATGTTAGCGACCACTTATTTTATGAATAAAAACAAAAATAATAGATCAAAAGCATCTGTGGCAGATGAAGCGTATGAAAGTTAA
- a CDS encoding HEAT repeat domain-containing protein, translating to MGNKTINNELPENYEELKKAANRTASWKARYDAVVELGKYNHNQVKDILRTRLANDPVYKVQEAAFQSLLDFGEEAQLPKRKKFELVKGANKVFVRVKKSLPKDHTFEEFLTKLKRMRIDVYDTYEGDKGDEFKTWLEKEWSNLK from the coding sequence ATGGGAAACAAAACTATAAACAATGAATTACCAGAGAATTACGAGGAACTAAAGAAAGCAGCAAATCGGACTGCAAGTTGGAAAGCACGCTATGACGCTGTAGTTGAATTAGGTAAGTACAACCATAATCAAGTGAAAGACATTTTAAGAACACGCCTAGCAAATGATCCGGTTTATAAAGTACAAGAGGCTGCTTTCCAAAGTTTATTAGATTTTGGGGAAGAAGCACAGTTACCGAAGCGTAAAAAGTTTGAATTAGTAAAAGGAGCAAACAAAGTGTTTGTTCGCGTTAAGAAAAGTTTACCTAAGGATCATACTTTTGAAGAATTTTTAACAAAATTAAAAAGAATGCGTATCGACGTTTATGATACGTATGAAGGTGACAAAGGTGACGAATTTAAAACTTGGCTAGAAAAAGAATGGTCTAATTTAAAATAA
- a CDS encoding DUF5082 family protein: MPGYYYALLAKKKEELQRLTACQSSLQGKQSEFNTNEPKCLEPELTAATWQGTHADKFDDIREAGIQTSYVDISGNQFSNVFSAISTKISELNAEIASIEQTIANILAEQERQRQAKAN, from the coding sequence ATGCCTGGATATTATTATGCTTTATTAGCTAAAAAGAAGGAAGAACTACAGAGATTAACTGCATGCCAGTCTTCTTTGCAAGGGAAACAATCCGAATTTAATACGAATGAACCAAAGTGTTTAGAGCCTGAGTTAACTGCCGCTACCTGGCAGGGAACTCATGCAGATAAGTTTGACGATATTAGGGAAGCTGGTATTCAAACTAGCTATGTGGATATCTCAGGAAATCAATTTTCCAATGTATTTAGTGCAATCTCAACTAAAATTAGTGAATTGAATGCAGAAATTGCTTCTATTGAGCAAACAATTGCCAATATTTTAGCGGAGCAAGAACGTCAACGTCAAGCGAAAGCAAACTAA
- a CDS encoding type VII secretion EssA family protein, with amino-acid sequence MKVKLRLLFSILFLILVGNGFVVFAEEPKKVEDLDPVIYEKLEFKKNTDYLHDKKKTEMKNTIPKKQVDIYFDGRKKLPNRGDTSYLFQTAERGEKSTVTAKSSELKLFSEKDIALADESVSKIEEESSSNSVRTIIFLGVIGIGILTLFVIFLPRLVSTSESSEPAK; translated from the coding sequence ATGAAAGTTAAATTGCGTCTTTTGTTTTCAATATTGTTTTTAATACTAGTTGGAAATGGTTTTGTTGTTTTTGCGGAAGAACCAAAAAAGGTAGAAGACTTAGATCCTGTTATTTATGAAAAACTAGAATTTAAGAAAAATACAGATTATCTACATGATAAGAAAAAAACCGAAATGAAAAATACAATTCCTAAGAAGCAAGTTGATATATATTTTGATGGGAGAAAGAAGCTTCCTAACAGAGGAGACACTTCGTATTTGTTTCAAACGGCTGAACGTGGGGAGAAAAGTACAGTAACAGCAAAATCCTCTGAGCTAAAATTATTTTCTGAAAAAGATATTGCTTTAGCAGATGAATCAGTATCCAAAATAGAAGAGGAATCATCTAGTAATAGCGTGAGGACAATCATATTTTTAGGGGTAATAGGAATTGGTATTCTTACTTTGTTTGTCATTTTCTTACCGAGGTTAGTAAGTACCTCAGAATCTTCTGAACCAGCCAAATGA